The following proteins are encoded in a genomic region of Bubalus kerabau isolate K-KA32 ecotype Philippines breed swamp buffalo chromosome 15, PCC_UOA_SB_1v2, whole genome shotgun sequence:
- the LOC129629091 gene encoding olfactory receptor 52D1-like, which translates to MSLPNNTNIHPSIFLLLGIPGMEAIHTWISMPFCLIYLSALLGNCSILFIIRTDSNLHEPMYFFLCMLSVADLILSTTAMPKILSIFWFHDREIYFEACLVQVFLIHSLCSMASGFILAMAFDRYVAICNPLRHSIILSHRVIQNLGLAIVFRGVVLFSPQPFMLLWLPYCRTNVIPHTYCEFMALIKLACAETRICRMYSLTAAFLTGGLDFILIPCSYVAILYTVFHLPSKAARLKTLGTCGSHVCVILVAYTPAFFSFLTHRFGHHVAPHISIFVANIYVLVPPMVNPMIYGIRTKRIRERFLQVLTSHKF; encoded by the coding sequence ATGTCACTGCCAAACAATACCAATATCCATCCTAGTATCTTTCTTCTCCTTGGCATTCCAGGGATGGAGGCCATTCATACTTGGATATCAATGCCCTTCTGCCTTATTTATTTAAGTGCTCTCCTTGGAAATTGCTCCATTCTATTTATTATCAGAACAGACTCCAACCTGCATgagcccatgtacttcttcctctgtaTGCTCTCTGTGGCCGACTTGATCCTTTCCACTACTGCTATGCCCAAAATCCTCAGCATTTTTTGGTTCCATGACAGGGAGATCTATTTTGAAGCCTGCCTTGTTCAAGTATTTCTCATTCACTCACTATGCAGCATGGCCTCAGGGTTTATCTTGGCCATGGCCTTTGACAGGTATGTGGCAATTTGCAATCCTCTGAGACATTCCATTATCCTGTCACACAGAGTCATCCAGAACTTGGGGCTGGCTATTGTCTTCCGTGGAGTCGTGCTTTTCAGTCCTCAACCCTTTATGCTTCTGTGGCTTCCCTACTGCAGAACTAATGTCATTCCTCACACCTACTGTGAATTTATGGCTCTGATCAAGCTGGCCTGTGCAGAGACCAGGATCTGCAGAATGTACAGCCTAACTGCTGCCTTCCTTACTGGAGGTTTAGATTTCATATTAATCCCCTGTTCCTACGTTGCCATCCTTTACACTGTCTTCCATCTTCCATCCAAGGCTGCTCGGCTCAAGACCCTGGGCACTTGTGGATCCCATGTGTGTGTGATCCTGGTGGCCTATACTCCagcctttttctccttccttactCACAGATTCGGACACCATGTGGCTCCTCATATTTCCATCTTTGTGGCTAACATCTATGTCCTTGTTCCACCCATGGTGAACCCAATGATCTATGGCATAAGAACGAAGAGGATCAGAGAACGATTCCTCCAGGTTTTGACTTCTCACAAATTCTAA